In a single window of the Candidatus Zixiibacteriota bacterium genome:
- a CDS encoding ABC transporter permease, with protein MDKIRYIAIKELRHILRDPRSLIIAILMPILMTFLYGYAINLDIKNIKLAVLDFDKSFESRELVGYFYNSGYFLQSKAAPDLYDPEKILKTGDANAVLVIPHGFADAVASREDFELGLTVDGADANMSAATSSYSSMALMRFIEAKLPPGMEIPGVKLSTQVLYNPDLKSSHFFVPGLIAVILMMISALLTSITIAREKETGTMEQLLTAPVTPRQLIIGKVIPYIGLALLDGILILLFAVFHFGVPFNGSILLMLFFGVIYIIAALSIGIFISTLVKTQQLAMMAAQLVTVLPSVMLSGYIFEIKNMPQILQYLTYIVPAKYFLVIIRGIMLKGADFTILWVQGSFLILLTIFLLTVATKKFSLKIG; from the coding sequence ATGGATAAGATAAGATATATCGCCATAAAAGAACTCCGGCATATCCTCCGCGACCCTCGCTCCCTCATCATCGCCATTCTGATGCCAATTCTGATGACCTTCCTCTACGGTTATGCCATCAACCTGGATATCAAGAATATCAAACTGGCGGTGCTCGACTTCGATAAATCGTTCGAATCGCGCGAACTGGTCGGATACTTCTATAACAGCGGTTACTTCCTCCAATCGAAAGCCGCGCCGGACCTCTATGACCCTGAAAAAATACTGAAAACGGGCGACGCCAACGCCGTTCTGGTCATTCCCCATGGTTTTGCTGATGCCGTCGCCAGCCGCGAGGATTTTGAGTTGGGTCTGACTGTCGATGGCGCCGATGCCAATATGTCGGCGGCAACCTCCAGTTATTCCAGCATGGCCCTGATGCGCTTCATCGAAGCCAAACTCCCCCCCGGAATGGAGATTCCCGGCGTCAAACTCTCCACTCAGGTCCTCTACAACCCCGACCTGAAATCTTCCCACTTTTTTGTGCCGGGATTGATTGCCGTTATCTTGATGATGATTTCGGCGCTCCTGACCTCCATCACAATCGCCCGCGAAAAAGAAACCGGCACCATGGAGCAGCTTCTGACCGCCCCGGTAACACCCCGACAATTGATTATCGGCAAAGTAATTCCGTATATCGGACTGGCTTTACTTGACGGCATCCTGATTCTCCTGTTCGCCGTCTTCCACTTCGGCGTTCCCTTCAACGGCTCGATACTCCTGATGCTCTTCTTCGGCGTCATCTATATTATCGCCGCCCTCTCTATCGGAATATTCATCTCCACTCTCGTCAAAACCCAGCAGCTGGCGATGATGGCGGCGCAGCTGGTAACAGTATTGCCGTCGGTTATGCTCTCGGGATATATCTTCGAAATCAAAAATATGCCCCAGATTCTTCAGTATCTCACCTACATCGTGCCGGCAAAATATTTTCTGGTAATCATTCGAGGCATCATGCTCAAAGGGGCCGATTTCACCATCTTGTGGGTTCAGGGGTCATTCCTGATTCTGTTGACCATATTCCTGCTGACCGTCGCCACCAAAAAATTCAGCCTGAAGATAGGATAG
- a CDS encoding ABC transporter ATP-binding protein: DEISLTVEKGEIFGFLGANGAGKTTAIRMLCGLLLPTSGSGTVNGFNIFTESEKIKQSIGYMSQKFSLYRDLTGRENLQFYGSVYQIPSGDLKDRIAELGESLDLNEFIDRPTESLPTGWRQRLALAASLLHRPQILFLDEPTGGVDPVFRRKFWEILYRLADEGTTLFVTTHYMDEAEFCRRISIMHRGKIVEIGNPQELVKKYNQPNLQEAFISLISRGESNG; encoded by the coding sequence GATGAGATTTCTCTCACGGTCGAAAAAGGAGAAATTTTCGGATTTCTTGGCGCCAATGGCGCCGGAAAAACGACCGCTATCCGGATGCTCTGCGGCTTACTTCTCCCTACCTCCGGCTCCGGAACCGTCAACGGCTTCAATATCTTCACCGAGAGCGAAAAAATCAAACAGAGTATCGGGTATATGTCGCAGAAATTCTCCCTCTACCGCGACCTGACCGGACGGGAAAACCTTCAATTCTACGGTTCTGTTTATCAAATTCCATCCGGCGACCTTAAAGACCGTATCGCCGAACTGGGCGAAAGCCTCGACTTGAATGAATTCATCGACCGTCCCACCGAATCGCTCCCGACCGGCTGGCGACAGCGGCTGGCGCTGGCGGCATCGCTCCTTCACCGACCTCAGATACTTTTCCTGGATGAGCCTACTGGTGGGGTTGACCCGGTCTTCCGCCGAAAATTCTGGGAGATACTCTATCGCCTTGCCGATGAAGGCACTACTCTTTTTGTAACTACGCACTACATGGATGAAGCCGAATTCTGCCGCCGGATATCCATCATGCACCGTGGTAAAATCGTCGAAATTGGCAATCCCCAGGAATTGGTCAAAAAATACAATCAGCCCAATCTGCAGGAAGCCTTCATCTCACTGATTTCGCGAGGGGAAAGCAATGGATAA